Proteins from one Pleuronectes platessa chromosome 16, fPlePla1.1, whole genome shotgun sequence genomic window:
- the smurf1 gene encoding E3 ubiquitin-protein ligase SMURF1 isoform X1 yields MSNPGTRRNGSSIKIRLTVLCAKNLAKKDFFRLPDPFAKVVVDGSGQCHSTDTVKSTLDPKWNQHYDLYIGKTDSITISIWNHKKIHKRQGAGFLGCIRLLSNAISRLKDTGYQRLDLCKLNPSDSDAVRGQIVVSLQTRDRIGSGGPVVDCRGLLENDGPVFEGCFSEEPLPYSDPTGAAGGGNCRLDSPSQEGRLQTQRIRGQDSRGHGHTPQNRPHGHQPPDLPEGYEQRTTVQGQVYFLHTQTGVSTWHDPRIPRDLASVSCEELGPLPVGWEVRSTVSGRIYFVDHNNRTTQFTDPRLHTIISQQSQAKESSQTPQMDVGGEDGGGGGVGGVSGGGDGDVAARYERDLVHKLKLLRHELSLQQPQAGHCRIEVSREEIFEESYRQIMKMRPKDLKKRLMVKFRGEEGLDYGGVAREWLYLLCHEMLNPYYGLFQYSTDNIYTLQINPDSSINPDHLSYFHFVGRVMGLAVFHGHYINGSFTLPFYKQLLGKPIQLNDLETTDPELHKSLVWILENDITSVLDHTFCVEHNAFGKFSQHELKPNGRNIPVTEDNKKEYVRLYVNWRFMRGIEAQFLALQKGFSELIPQHLLKPFDHKELELIIGGLGKIDLADWKTNTRLKHCTSESNVVRWFWQAVEAFSEERRGRLLQFVTGSTRVPLQGFKALQGSTGSAGPRLFTIHLIDANTDNLPKAHTCFNRIDIPPYESYEKLYEKLLTAVEETCGFAVE; encoded by the exons ATGTCGAATCCTGGGACCAGGAGGAACGGGTCCAGCATTAAGATCCGACTGACAG tatTATGTGCCAAGAACCTCGCGAAGAAAGACTTCTTTC GTTTGCCAGATCCATTTGCCAAAGTTGTGGTGGATGGATCAGGTCAATGCCACTCGACAGACACAGTCAAGAGCACACTGGATCCCAAATGGAATCAGCACTATGACCT ctACATTGGAAAGACAGACTCCATCACCATCAGCATATGGAACCACAAAAAGATCCATAAACGACAGGGGGCGGGCTTCCTTGGCTGCATACGACTTCTTTCTAATGCCATCAGCAGGCTAAAAGACACAGGCT ACCAGCGTTTAGATCTATGTAAGCTCAACCCCTCGGACAGCGACGCGGTGCGGGGGCAGATTGTTG TGAGTTTACAGACACGAGACCGCATCGGCAGCGGaggccctgtggtggactgcaGAGGACTGTTGGAAAATGATGG GCCTGTGTTTGAGGGATGTTTCAGTGAAGAACCGCTGCCCTACTCTGACCCCACTGGTGCGGCAGGGGGTGGGAACTGCCGGCTTGACTCACCCAGTCAGGAGGGCCGTCTTCAAACCCAGCGAATCAGAGGGCAGGACTCCAGAGGCCACGGCCACACCCCTCAGAACAGACCTCACGGGCACCAGCCGCCAGATCTACCAGAAGGATATG AGCAGCGAACAACGGTGCAGGGCCAGGTGTAtttcctacacacacagacaggtgtcAGTACCTGGCACGACCCTCGGATACCACG ggacCTGGCCAGTGTGAGCTGTGAGGAGCTTGGTCCGTTGCCGGTGGGCTGGGAGGTCCGAAGCACGGTGTCCGGTCGGATCTACTTTGTGGACCACAACAACAGAACCACACAGTTCACAGATCCACGCCTACACACCATCATCAG CCAGCAATCCCAAGCAAAGGAATCCTCCCAAACCCCCCAGATGGATGTGGGGGGCGAGGATGGAGGCGGTGGTGGAGTAGGGGGcgtcagtggaggaggagatggagacgtGGCAGCGCGCTACGAGAGAGACTTGGTCCATAAGCTGAAGCTGCTCCGGCACGAGCTGTCTTTGCAGCAGCCACAAGCGGGACACTGTCGTATAGAGGTGTCCCGAGAGGAGATCTTTGAG gagTCATATCGGCAAATAATGAAGATGAGGCCCAAAGACCTAAAGAAGCGTCTCATGGTGAAGTTCAGGGGAGAGGAGGGTCTGGACTACGGTGGGGTGGCCAG GGAGTGGCTGTACCTGCTTTGTCATGAAATGTTGAACCCATACTACGGCCTGTTCCAATACTCAACAGACAATATCTATACGCTACAAATCAACCCCGACTCCTCCATCAACCCC GACCACTTGTCATATTTCCACTTTGTGGGTCGTGTGATGGGCCTTGCAGTTTTCCACGGTCACTACATCAACGGGAGTTTCACGCTGCCCTTCTACAAACAGCTGCTGGGTAAACCCATCCAGCTCAACGACCTGGAGACCACCGACCCGGAGTTGCACAAGAGTCTCGTCTGGATATT AGAGAACGACATCACTTCGGTCCTCGACCACACATTCTGCGTGGAGCACAACGCCTTTGGGAAGTTTTCGCAACATGAACTCAAACCAAATGGGCGGAATATCCCAGTCACAGAGGACAACAAGAAAGAATATGTCAG actTTACGTGAACTGGAGGTTCATGCGAGGAATCGAAGCCCAGTTTCTGGCTCTACAGAAGGGATTCAGTGAACTCATCCCCCAACACCTCCTCAAACCGTTCGACCACAAAGAGCTTGAG TTGATCATCGGTGGATTGGGGAAGATCGACCTTGCAGACTGGAAGACAAACACCCGGCTGAAGCATTGCACAAGTGAAAGCAATGTGGTTCGGTGGTTCTGGCAGGCGGTGGAGGCCttcagtgaggagaggagaggacgccTGCTGCAGTTCGTCACCGGCTCCACCAGGGTCCCGCTACAGGGATTCAAGGCATTGCAGG GTTCTACAGGTTCTGCAGGACCAAGGCTCTTTACCATCCATTTGATAGACGCCAACACAGACAACCTGCCCAAGGCCCACACATG TTTTAACAGGATAGACATCCCACCCTACGAGTCTTATGAGAAACTTTACGAGAAACTGCTGACGGCTGTGGAGGAGACCTGCGGCTTCGCTGTGGAGTGA
- the smurf1 gene encoding E3 ubiquitin-protein ligase SMURF1 isoform X2, with protein MSNPGTRRNGSSIKIRLTVLCAKNLAKKDFFRLPDPFAKVVVDGSGQCHSTDTVKSTLDPKWNQHYDLYIGKTDSITISIWNHKKIHKRQGAGFLGCIRLLSNAISRLKDTGYQRLDLCKLNPSDSDAVRGQIVVSLQTRDRIGSGGPVVDCRGLLENDGPVFEGCFSEEPLPYSDPTGAAGGGNCRLDSPSQEGRLQTQRIRGQDSRGHGHTPQNRPHGHQPPDLPEGYEQRTTVQGQVYFLHTQTGVSTWHDPRIPRDLASVSCEELGPLPVGWEVRSTVSGRIYFVDHNNRTTQFTDPRLHTIISQQSQAKESSQTPQMDVGGEDGGGGGVGGVSGGGDGDVAARYERDLVHKLKLLRHELSLQQPQAGHCRIEVSREEIFEESYRQIMKMRPKDLKKRLMVKFRGEEGLDYGGVAREWLYLLCHEMLNPYYGLFQYSTDNIYTLQINPDSSINPDHLSYFHFVGRVMGLAVFHGHYINGSFTLPFYKQLLGKPIQLNDLETTDPELHKSLVWILENDITSVLDHTFCVEHNAFGKFSQHELKPNGRNIPVTEDNKKEYVRLYVNWRFMRGIEAQFLALQKGFSELIPQHLLKPFDHKELELIIGGLGKIDLADWKTNTRLKHCTSESNVVRWFWQAVEAFSEERRGRLLQFVTGSTRVPLQGFKALQGSAGPRLFTIHLIDANTDNLPKAHTCFNRIDIPPYESYEKLYEKLLTAVEETCGFAVE; from the exons ATGTCGAATCCTGGGACCAGGAGGAACGGGTCCAGCATTAAGATCCGACTGACAG tatTATGTGCCAAGAACCTCGCGAAGAAAGACTTCTTTC GTTTGCCAGATCCATTTGCCAAAGTTGTGGTGGATGGATCAGGTCAATGCCACTCGACAGACACAGTCAAGAGCACACTGGATCCCAAATGGAATCAGCACTATGACCT ctACATTGGAAAGACAGACTCCATCACCATCAGCATATGGAACCACAAAAAGATCCATAAACGACAGGGGGCGGGCTTCCTTGGCTGCATACGACTTCTTTCTAATGCCATCAGCAGGCTAAAAGACACAGGCT ACCAGCGTTTAGATCTATGTAAGCTCAACCCCTCGGACAGCGACGCGGTGCGGGGGCAGATTGTTG TGAGTTTACAGACACGAGACCGCATCGGCAGCGGaggccctgtggtggactgcaGAGGACTGTTGGAAAATGATGG GCCTGTGTTTGAGGGATGTTTCAGTGAAGAACCGCTGCCCTACTCTGACCCCACTGGTGCGGCAGGGGGTGGGAACTGCCGGCTTGACTCACCCAGTCAGGAGGGCCGTCTTCAAACCCAGCGAATCAGAGGGCAGGACTCCAGAGGCCACGGCCACACCCCTCAGAACAGACCTCACGGGCACCAGCCGCCAGATCTACCAGAAGGATATG AGCAGCGAACAACGGTGCAGGGCCAGGTGTAtttcctacacacacagacaggtgtcAGTACCTGGCACGACCCTCGGATACCACG ggacCTGGCCAGTGTGAGCTGTGAGGAGCTTGGTCCGTTGCCGGTGGGCTGGGAGGTCCGAAGCACGGTGTCCGGTCGGATCTACTTTGTGGACCACAACAACAGAACCACACAGTTCACAGATCCACGCCTACACACCATCATCAG CCAGCAATCCCAAGCAAAGGAATCCTCCCAAACCCCCCAGATGGATGTGGGGGGCGAGGATGGAGGCGGTGGTGGAGTAGGGGGcgtcagtggaggaggagatggagacgtGGCAGCGCGCTACGAGAGAGACTTGGTCCATAAGCTGAAGCTGCTCCGGCACGAGCTGTCTTTGCAGCAGCCACAAGCGGGACACTGTCGTATAGAGGTGTCCCGAGAGGAGATCTTTGAG gagTCATATCGGCAAATAATGAAGATGAGGCCCAAAGACCTAAAGAAGCGTCTCATGGTGAAGTTCAGGGGAGAGGAGGGTCTGGACTACGGTGGGGTGGCCAG GGAGTGGCTGTACCTGCTTTGTCATGAAATGTTGAACCCATACTACGGCCTGTTCCAATACTCAACAGACAATATCTATACGCTACAAATCAACCCCGACTCCTCCATCAACCCC GACCACTTGTCATATTTCCACTTTGTGGGTCGTGTGATGGGCCTTGCAGTTTTCCACGGTCACTACATCAACGGGAGTTTCACGCTGCCCTTCTACAAACAGCTGCTGGGTAAACCCATCCAGCTCAACGACCTGGAGACCACCGACCCGGAGTTGCACAAGAGTCTCGTCTGGATATT AGAGAACGACATCACTTCGGTCCTCGACCACACATTCTGCGTGGAGCACAACGCCTTTGGGAAGTTTTCGCAACATGAACTCAAACCAAATGGGCGGAATATCCCAGTCACAGAGGACAACAAGAAAGAATATGTCAG actTTACGTGAACTGGAGGTTCATGCGAGGAATCGAAGCCCAGTTTCTGGCTCTACAGAAGGGATTCAGTGAACTCATCCCCCAACACCTCCTCAAACCGTTCGACCACAAAGAGCTTGAG TTGATCATCGGTGGATTGGGGAAGATCGACCTTGCAGACTGGAAGACAAACACCCGGCTGAAGCATTGCACAAGTGAAAGCAATGTGGTTCGGTGGTTCTGGCAGGCGGTGGAGGCCttcagtgaggagaggagaggacgccTGCTGCAGTTCGTCACCGGCTCCACCAGGGTCCCGCTACAGGGATTCAAGGCATTGCAGG GTTCTGCAGGACCAAGGCTCTTTACCATCCATTTGATAGACGCCAACACAGACAACCTGCCCAAGGCCCACACATG TTTTAACAGGATAGACATCCCACCCTACGAGTCTTATGAGAAACTTTACGAGAAACTGCTGACGGCTGTGGAGGAGACCTGCGGCTTCGCTGTGGAGTGA